Proteins found in one Seonamhaeicola sp. S2-3 genomic segment:
- a CDS encoding C40 family peptidase, which produces MQYGICSLSVVPLRNEPADISELVTQVLYGEFFKVLEQRKNWSRIRLAFDGYEGWIDNKQYIEIPEENYQLLNNEPPKLAVDMVEFVQDSANQLHPILIGSTLNGLSLLNHSHDGNSVEEKTDKKNIVQTAFLYLGAPYLWGGKTPFGIDCSGFTQMVYKLNGYKLLRDASQQATQGEALSFIEESEPGDLAFFDNTEGIITHVGIIMKDNYIIHAHGKVRIDRLDHSGIYNVDKKIHTHKLRVIKKII; this is translated from the coding sequence ATGCAGTACGGAATTTGTAGTTTAAGTGTAGTTCCTTTAAGAAATGAACCTGCCGATATTAGTGAACTTGTTACACAGGTTTTATATGGCGAGTTTTTTAAAGTACTAGAGCAACGCAAAAATTGGAGTAGAATTCGTTTAGCTTTTGATGGCTATGAAGGATGGATAGACAATAAGCAGTATATTGAAATTCCTGAAGAAAACTACCAATTATTAAATAATGAACCCCCTAAACTTGCCGTAGATATGGTAGAATTTGTTCAAGATTCTGCTAATCAATTACACCCAATTTTAATTGGTTCTACTTTAAATGGTTTAAGTCTTTTAAACCATTCTCATGATGGTAACAGCGTTGAAGAAAAAACAGATAAAAAGAATATAGTACAAACGGCTTTTCTGTATTTAGGGGCACCTTATTTATGGGGAGGTAAAACGCCTTTTGGCATTGATTGTTCTGGATTTACACAAATGGTTTATAAACTGAATGGCTATAAACTTTTAAGAGATGCCTCGCAACAAGCAACACAGGGAGAAGCCTTAAGTTTTATTGAAGAAAGTGAACCTGGTGATTTGGCTTTTTTTGATAATACCGAAGGCATCATTACACATGTAGGTATTATTATGAAAGATAACTACATTATTCATGCCCACGGAAAAGTTAGAATTGATAGGCTAGACCATTCTGGTATTTATAATGTTGATAAAAAAATACACACTCATAAATTAAGAGTTATTAAAAAGATTATATAA
- a CDS encoding acetyl-CoA C-acyltransferase — protein sequence MSKEVVIVSAVRTPIGSFLGNLSTIPAPKLGATAIKAALSRINLKPELVEEVLMGNVVQAGTGQAPARQAAIYAGIPNTVPCTTINKVCASGMKTVMQAAQAITCGDANIIVAGGMENMSLIPHYLYSRTATKFGSTTLIDGMQKDGLVDAYDQNAMGVCADACAVEYGFSREDQDAFAIQSYKRSAEAWETGKFDNEVIPVEVPQRRGEPVIVNQDEEFKNVKIDKLPHLRPAFTKDGTVTAANASTINDGAAAMVLMSKEKANELDLKPLATIKSYADAAHEPEWFTTAPAKALPKALNKAGIDIKDVDFFEFNEAFSVVGLTNMKILGLNDSKVNVHGGAVSLGHPLGCSGARIIVTLLNILEQNNGKIGAAAICNGGGGASAIVLERN from the coding sequence ATGAGTAAAGAAGTGGTAATTGTTTCTGCTGTAAGAACACCTATTGGTAGTTTTTTAGGCAATCTATCTACTATTCCTGCTCCTAAATTAGGCGCTACAGCCATTAAAGCGGCATTAAGTAGAATTAACTTAAAACCAGAGCTAGTAGAAGAAGTTTTAATGGGCAACGTAGTACAAGCTGGAACAGGTCAGGCACCTGCAAGACAAGCTGCCATATATGCTGGAATACCAAATACCGTTCCTTGCACAACCATTAATAAAGTTTGTGCTTCTGGTATGAAAACTGTTATGCAAGCAGCTCAAGCTATAACATGCGGAGATGCTAATATAATAGTTGCTGGAGGAATGGAAAACATGAGTTTAATACCACACTACTTATATTCTAGAACAGCTACTAAATTTGGATCAACAACTTTAATTGATGGTATGCAAAAAGATGGTTTGGTAGATGCTTACGACCAAAATGCTATGGGAGTGTGTGCCGATGCTTGTGCCGTTGAATATGGCTTTTCTAGAGAAGACCAAGATGCTTTTGCAATTCAATCATACAAACGATCTGCTGAAGCTTGGGAGACCGGTAAATTTGATAACGAAGTTATTCCTGTAGAAGTTCCTCAAAGAAGAGGAGAACCTGTTATAGTGAATCAAGACGAAGAGTTTAAAAATGTAAAAATAGATAAACTCCCTCATCTACGCCCTGCTTTTACAAAAGATGGCACCGTTACAGCTGCCAATGCTTCAACCATAAATGATGGTGCCGCAGCAATGGTGTTAATGAGTAAAGAAAAAGCTAATGAGTTAGATTTAAAACCTTTAGCCACCATTAAAAGTTATGCAGATGCTGCTCATGAACCAGAATGGTTTACAACCGCTCCAGCAAAAGCACTTCCAAAAGCCTTAAATAAAGCTGGTATTGATATTAAAGATGTAGATTTCTTTGAATTTAACGAAGCTTTCTCTGTAGTTGGTTTAACTAACATGAAAATTTTAGGGTTAAATGATTCTAAAGTAAATGTTCATGGTGGTGCTGTTTCATTAGGACATCCTTTAGGTTGTTCTGGAGCTAGAATTATAGTTACACTTTTAAATATTTTAGAGCAAAACAATGGAAAAATTGGTGCTGCTGCTATTTGTAATGGCGGTGGTGGCGCATCAGCAATTGTTTTAGAACGAAATTAA
- a CDS encoding HD family phosphohydrolase, whose amino-acid sequence MKDFINKLYRNHSLIYKALLFITTTFLIVYLFPKSGKFKYNFEKGKPWQSENLLAPFDFAIKKTEEEINIAKQEINDNAVLYFNLDNTVYPKVKSNYELQFKNTFSDSLQNKLLRKLKTSGRTVLEELYAYGILNEDYDFSENKKVAILENRTKKQDAFFSNLVEQNQVSSIIESVLSKESLLRYKGEFTSLFFDLVEPNLTFDKSFTEKVIQEELDKISYTRGSVAKGTLIVSKGEVVEGDKYQILKSLQSEYESQVWSKSNYTWVLIAYALLVALAMLMLLLFLRKYRNEVYENNTKVTFIFFNILLMVFITTMVVNYNSKYIYIVPICILPLVLKAFFDARLGLFTHVLTVLLLGFVVPNSYEYMFLQIIAGIVTILTVSELYKRANLFISVGQITLIYIVAYFAFFVIHEGSVKTLEWETFIWFILCGLATLFVQPLIYAYEKLFGLVSDVSLLELSDTNSKLLKELSDKAPGTFHHSLNVANLAESSANEIGANAMLVRVGALYHDIGKMKNPTYFTENQSTGINPHDELSSKESARIIVNHVIDGIEIARKNNLPDRVIDFIRTHHGTSVVYYFYMKEKEDFEDVDKLDFSYPGPKPFSKETAILMMCDSIEAASKSLKEPTSTKIEAFVENIINKQVEEGQFLNANITFKEIQSIKKVLKHKLANIYHLRIEYPE is encoded by the coding sequence ATGAAAGACTTTATAAATAAATTATATAGAAACCATTCCCTAATTTATAAAGCCCTATTATTTATAACTACCACGTTTTTAATAGTATATCTTTTTCCTAAAAGTGGTAAGTTTAAATATAATTTTGAAAAAGGGAAACCATGGCAATCTGAAAATTTATTAGCTCCTTTTGATTTTGCAATAAAAAAGACAGAAGAAGAGATTAATATTGCAAAACAAGAAATAAATGACAATGCGGTTCTTTATTTTAATCTTGATAATACGGTTTACCCAAAAGTTAAATCAAATTATGAACTGCAGTTTAAAAACACATTCTCAGACTCTCTACAAAATAAACTACTTAGAAAGTTAAAAACTTCGGGGAGGACAGTTTTAGAAGAATTATATGCCTACGGTATTTTAAATGAAGATTATGATTTTTCAGAAAACAAAAAAGTAGCTATTCTTGAAAATAGAACCAAAAAACAAGACGCTTTCTTTTCAAATTTAGTAGAACAAAATCAAGTTTCTTCAATTATAGAAAGCGTATTGAGTAAAGAAAGTTTGCTAAGGTATAAAGGAGAGTTTACATCACTTTTTTTCGATTTGGTAGAGCCAAATTTAACTTTTGATAAATCATTTACAGAAAAGGTTATTCAAGAAGAACTCGATAAGATTTCATATACAAGAGGTAGTGTAGCTAAGGGAACTTTAATAGTTTCTAAAGGTGAAGTGGTTGAAGGAGATAAATATCAAATTTTAAAATCACTGCAATCAGAATATGAATCTCAAGTTTGGAGTAAGTCTAACTACACATGGGTTTTAATTGCATACGCATTATTAGTGGCTTTAGCCATGTTAATGTTACTGTTGTTTTTAAGAAAATATAGAAATGAGGTTTATGAAAATAACACCAAAGTAACTTTTATCTTCTTCAATATTTTATTAATGGTTTTTATTACAACTATGGTTGTAAACTACAATTCAAAATATATATATATTGTACCTATTTGTATTTTACCATTGGTTTTAAAAGCTTTTTTTGATGCGCGTTTAGGTTTGTTTACGCATGTTTTAACCGTTTTACTTTTAGGGTTTGTAGTTCCTAATAGTTACGAGTACATGTTTTTACAAATAATAGCAGGTATTGTTACTATATTAACAGTTTCTGAGTTGTATAAACGTGCTAATTTATTTATATCAGTAGGGCAAATAACACTTATTTATATTGTTGCCTATTTTGCGTTTTTTGTAATTCATGAAGGAAGTGTAAAAACCTTAGAGTGGGAAACCTTCATTTGGTTTATTTTATGTGGTTTAGCAACCCTTTTTGTACAACCATTAATTTATGCCTATGAAAAACTATTTGGTTTAGTTTCTGATGTATCTCTCTTAGAATTATCAGACACCAATTCAAAATTATTAAAGGAATTATCAGATAAAGCTCCAGGTACTTTTCATCATTCTTTAAATGTAGCAAATTTAGCAGAATCATCGGCAAATGAAATAGGAGCTAATGCTATGTTGGTTAGGGTAGGAGCATTGTATCATGATATAGGTAAAATGAAGAATCCTACTTATTTTACAGAAAATCAATCAACAGGAATCAATCCACATGATGAATTATCTTCAAAAGAAAGTGCCAGAATAATTGTTAATCATGTAATAGACGGAATTGAAATTGCAAGAAAAAATAATTTACCAGACAGGGTAATAGATTTTATAAGAACGCATCACGGAACTAGTGTGGTGTATTATTTTTATATGAAAGAAAAGGAAGATTTTGAAGATGTAGATAAATTAGATTTTAGTTATCCTGGACCTAAACCGTTTAGTAAAGAAACCGCTATTTTAATGATGTGTGATAGTATAGAAGCGGCTTCAAAAAGTTTAAAAGAACCAACATCAACTAAAATAGAGGCTTTTGTTGAAAATATTATTAATAAACAAGTTGAAGAAGGCCAGTTTTTAAATGCAAATATTACTTTTAAAGAAATTCAATCTATAAAAAAAGTGCTAAAACACAAGTTAGCAAACATTTATCATTTACGTATAGAGTATCCAGAATAA
- the lepB gene encoding signal peptidase I → MSITNLLSINISSLKTISFSNIKNKHYLILFFLLFILITGKLWFFMFLVVLCLVYIITSKWLSLIKNSYLKKVLKIILSLFFLMLVLSSFKTFVFGIFRIPSPSMENTLFPKDVIIVNKLKYGPRLPRSPFDILFINIAYYYNENARKRFKEYWWPYKRFSGTDTIKKGDVIVFNSLFRKDFILVKRCVAVAGDTLQIKNGIVYNNSKVFKVEAVKYRYKFKVKHKTAFDNAIDSLNLGHIKFSIIRHNNYLKAILSEEEVEKIKNLESIENFQISLDPFRPKRKFLAKLPNKNWTFDSMGPFVIPKKGMQIDLNYENYLLYEKTIDKFEKVNIKHDEGKFYVNGKIATTYTFKKNYYFMMGDNRKASSDSRVWGFLPEENIIGKVHCVLFSNYKNKFQWNRLLKSID, encoded by the coding sequence ATGTCAATAACCAACTTACTATCCATTAATATATCAAGTTTGAAGACAATTAGCTTTTCTAACATAAAGAACAAACACTATCTAATTTTGTTTTTTTTGCTATTCATTTTGATAACAGGAAAACTCTGGTTTTTTATGTTTTTAGTAGTATTATGTTTAGTTTACATTATAACTAGCAAGTGGTTATCTCTAATTAAAAATAGTTATTTAAAAAAAGTACTTAAAATCATTTTAAGTTTATTTTTTTTAATGTTAGTTCTATCAAGTTTCAAAACATTCGTTTTCGGAATATTTAGAATACCTAGTCCATCTATGGAAAACACTTTATTTCCTAAAGACGTTATTATAGTAAACAAACTAAAATATGGCCCACGACTACCACGTTCACCTTTTGATATTCTTTTTATAAACATAGCTTACTACTATAACGAAAATGCAAGAAAACGGTTTAAAGAATATTGGTGGCCTTATAAAAGATTTTCTGGTACAGACACTATTAAAAAAGGCGATGTTATCGTGTTTAACTCTCTTTTCAGAAAAGACTTTATTTTAGTAAAACGATGTGTTGCTGTTGCTGGCGATACTTTACAGATAAAAAACGGAATAGTTTATAACAATAGTAAAGTTTTTAAAGTTGAAGCAGTAAAATATAGGTATAAATTTAAGGTAAAGCATAAAACGGCTTTTGATAACGCAATTGACTCTTTAAATTTGGGACATATTAAATTTAGTATCATTCGTCATAATAACTACTTGAAAGCCATATTGTCAGAGGAAGAGGTAGAAAAGATTAAAAACTTAGAAAGCATTGAGAATTTCCAAATAAGTTTAGACCCTTTTAGACCCAAAAGGAAGTTTTTAGCAAAATTACCCAACAAAAACTGGACCTTCGATTCTATGGGGCCATTTGTAATCCCTAAAAAAGGAATGCAAATTGATTTAAACTACGAAAATTATTTGTTGTATGAGAAAACCATTGACAAATTTGAAAAAGTAAACATAAAACATGATGAAGGTAAATTTTATGTTAACGGTAAAATAGCAACAACCTATACCTTTAAAAAAAACTATTATTTTATGATGGGTGATAATAGAAAAGCAAGTTCAGATTCTAGAGTATGGGGATTTTTGCCAGAAGAAAACATTATTGGCAAAGTACATTGTGTATTATTCTCGAATTATAAAAACAAATTTCAATGGAATCGTCTATTAAAAAGTATAGACTAA
- a CDS encoding tetratricopeptide repeat protein yields the protein MKKQIIIALSLAISSFSFAQKKELKAVEKAIKSGNYAEAKAAITQAESLLSSMDDKLKDKFYFLKGKALYANGAGSMADYDKAIENFDKVKSAYAGEIGNLKQDIANSLIKKGNASYEGKDYSSASKYFEKVYDLKKQDTVFLYYAAATAVNVQEYDRALSLYEKLKDLGYTGITTQYLAINKETQKEESFQSKEMRDISVKAGTHIKPFEKKTESKKPEIVKNIALIYVSNDDSEKAIAAMKEARAESPDDVNLVLTEANLHYKMGNTEEFKNLLEQATQMDPTNPELQYNLGVIAAESNQPEEAKAHYEKAIELNPDYVNAYINLSALILSKEESIIEEMNGLGASAADDRRYEELRVQRQELYKEAVPFLTKALEINPESLSAAKTLMNIYSVLGETDKYKETKEIVESIEAAGN from the coding sequence ATGAAGAAACAAATTATTATAGCTTTATCATTAGCGATATCTAGCTTTTCATTTGCTCAAAAAAAAGAACTAAAAGCTGTTGAAAAGGCTATTAAAAGTGGTAATTATGCCGAGGCCAAAGCGGCAATTACTCAAGCAGAATCTTTATTATCTTCAATGGATGATAAATTAAAAGACAAGTTTTATTTTTTAAAAGGAAAAGCTTTATATGCAAATGGAGCAGGTTCTATGGCAGATTATGATAAGGCTATAGAAAATTTTGATAAAGTAAAATCTGCTTATGCAGGTGAAATTGGTAATCTAAAGCAAGATATTGCTAATAGTTTAATAAAAAAAGGTAATGCTTCATACGAAGGAAAAGATTATTCGTCTGCATCAAAATATTTTGAAAAAGTATATGATTTAAAAAAGCAAGACACAGTTTTTCTTTATTATGCAGCAGCAACAGCAGTAAATGTACAAGAATATGATAGAGCTTTATCTTTATATGAAAAATTAAAAGATTTAGGATATACAGGTATTACTACGCAGTACCTTGCTATTAACAAAGAAACTCAAAAAGAGGAGTCTTTTCAAAGTAAAGAAATGCGTGATATTAGTGTAAAAGCAGGTACTCATATTAAACCATTTGAAAAAAAGACAGAATCTAAAAAACCAGAAATTGTTAAAAACATTGCGCTTATTTACGTAAGTAATGATGATAGCGAAAAGGCTATTGCAGCAATGAAAGAAGCAAGAGCAGAAAGTCCAGATGATGTTAATTTAGTTTTAACAGAAGCTAATTTGCATTATAAAATGGGTAATACTGAAGAGTTTAAAAATCTTTTAGAACAAGCAACTCAGATGGATCCAACAAACCCAGAATTACAGTATAATTTAGGGGTAATAGCTGCAGAATCTAATCAACCTGAAGAAGCTAAAGCCCATTATGAAAAAGCTATTGAATTAAACCCTGATTACGTTAATGCTTACATAAACTTATCTGCATTAATTTTAAGTAAAGAGGAGTCAATTATAGAAGAAATGAATGGGTTAGGAGCTTCAGCGGCTGATGACAGACGTTATGAAGAATTAAGAGTACAAAGACAAGAACTTTATAAAGAAGCTGTGCCATTTTTAACAAAAGCACTTGAAATTAATCCTGAAAGTCTAAGTGCCGCCAAAACATTAATGAATATTTATAGTGTTTTAGGAGAAACTGATAAGTATAAGGAAACTAAAGAAATAGTTGAATCTATTGAAGCTGCAGGTAATTAG
- a CDS encoding BfmA/BtgA family mobilization protein, producing the protein MDDFNTIRLKKKTIVKFKKYSKKISPSYSETLDYMIAFFQDNDLSPYDTLGTTWTSVQNVLNKRMDAVVSILRQVEEKQLKPTKKMLESLFEETEGNNSLTLEKFLA; encoded by the coding sequence ATGGATGATTTTAATACGATTCGGTTAAAGAAGAAAACCATTGTTAAATTTAAGAAATATTCAAAAAAGATTAGCCCCAGTTATTCTGAAACTTTGGATTATATGATAGCCTTTTTTCAGGATAACGACCTTTCCCCATATGATACTTTGGGAACAACCTGGACATCTGTACAAAACGTTTTAAACAAACGTATGGATGCTGTTGTATCGATCTTGAGACAAGTTGAAGAAAAACAATTAAAACCAACAAAGAAAATGTTGGAATCCCTGTTTGAAGAAACGGAAGGCAATAATTCATTAACTCTGGAAAAATTTCTGGCTTAA
- a CDS encoding transglutaminase-like domain-containing protein, whose translation MIFKRLGIVFIFSLTFCSCSKGNLPKEVKQALSLAGENKSELLKVINKYNKKPNDSLKLKSAYYLIENMPYHSFKKGNKIFDEAFVLAGKERERQIRVNPREKNPKDSTYAKLGVLLDSITKNNRTIDTSPILHYDLKYIDSQFLIDNIELAFMAHKKMPLELCQNFDDFLYYILPYRVGQEPIEVNKRKELYEEYSWVYDSLKTNSLDDVVAKIYDINRFRVISKRHPTYNYPYSFSQINHIKIGDCTDITNYIVYILRALGIPAGVDYTTKLGNTNRSGGAHTWVFYLNNGSQRALNSGPVYFDLEKTFKFSSIPKVYRQHYHKKQEPPYEVTHLYRDVFDVDIPAIWNVNKLTNSNTFLGIYDSNKDLFKIATAEKIKNNSVFFKNMGNNIIYFPYVNDPDTPINYPFELTKEGKVIFFNDTITLLGKAKLLRKYPPFRIKSKKQKYRRIEDLNGAIIQGANIDSDEHYINLDTISKFKSTQSIKFYFDTPKKYKFFRFKAKKYGRKVSIASFKLLDNKNGEVLKDWNKLLINNEEEPDDYSNIIDDNQLSYVERKFLSITYAFSQPKEIFGFEIQARNDQNHINIGDEYELHYWDKKWVSLGKKKANDTVLYYNSIPKNLLYLLKNNSRGKEEFVFKFDDDGNQFWVGCSEYENDKSFYNL comes from the coding sequence ATGATATTTAAAAGATTAGGTATAGTATTTATTTTTAGTTTAACTTTTTGCTCTTGCAGTAAAGGAAACCTTCCAAAAGAAGTAAAACAAGCACTTTCATTAGCAGGAGAAAATAAAAGCGAGCTTTTAAAAGTGATAAATAAATACAACAAGAAACCTAATGATAGTTTAAAGCTTAAATCTGCTTATTATTTGATAGAAAATATGCCCTATCATTCTTTTAAAAAAGGAAATAAAATTTTTGATGAAGCATTTGTATTAGCTGGTAAAGAACGTGAAAGACAGATAAGAGTAAACCCCCGTGAGAAAAATCCAAAAGACTCCACGTATGCTAAGCTTGGGGTGTTGCTAGATTCAATAACAAAAAACAACAGAACAATAGATACTTCGCCAATTTTACATTATGATTTGAAATATATAGATTCACAATTTTTGATCGATAATATTGAATTAGCGTTTATGGCTCATAAAAAGATGCCATTAGAACTATGCCAAAATTTTGATGATTTTTTATATTATATATTACCTTATAGAGTTGGTCAAGAACCTATTGAAGTTAATAAAAGAAAAGAATTATATGAAGAATATTCATGGGTATATGATTCGTTAAAAACGAATTCTTTGGATGATGTGGTAGCGAAAATATATGACATCAATAGATTTCGAGTGATATCAAAGCGCCATCCTACTTATAATTACCCATATTCATTTTCTCAAATAAACCATATTAAGATTGGAGATTGTACTGATATAACTAATTATATTGTATATATTCTTAGGGCTTTAGGTATTCCAGCAGGTGTTGATTATACTACCAAGTTAGGAAATACAAATAGAAGTGGAGGAGCTCATACATGGGTTTTTTATTTGAATAATGGCAGTCAAAGAGCCTTGAATAGTGGCCCCGTGTATTTTGATTTAGAAAAAACGTTTAAGTTTAGTAGTATTCCTAAAGTTTACAGGCAGCATTATCATAAAAAACAAGAACCTCCCTATGAAGTAACTCATTTATATAGAGATGTTTTTGACGTCGATATTCCTGCTATTTGGAACGTTAATAAACTAACTAATAGTAATACCTTTTTAGGAATTTACGATTCTAATAAAGATCTTTTTAAGATTGCAACAGCTGAAAAGATTAAGAATAATAGTGTCTTTTTTAAAAATATGGGAAACAATATTATATACTTCCCTTATGTTAATGACCCAGATACACCTATTAACTATCCTTTTGAACTTACTAAAGAAGGAAAAGTTATTTTTTTTAATGATACCATTACTTTGCTAGGAAAAGCAAAATTGTTGAGGAAATATCCGCCTTTTAGAATCAAATCAAAAAAACAAAAATATAGAAGAATTGAGGATTTAAATGGAGCAATAATTCAAGGAGCAAATATTGATTCTGATGAACATTATATCAATTTAGATACAATTTCAAAATTCAAGAGTACGCAAAGTATTAAGTTTTATTTCGACACTCCGAAAAAGTATAAGTTTTTTAGGTTTAAAGCCAAGAAATATGGTAGAAAAGTTAGTATTGCTAGTTTTAAATTATTAGATAATAAAAATGGCGAGGTTTTAAAAGATTGGAATAAGTTACTCATAAACAATGAAGAAGAACCTGATGATTATTCCAATATCATTGATGACAATCAGTTATCATATGTAGAAAGAAAATTTTTATCAATAACCTATGCTTTTAGTCAACCCAAGGAAATTTTTGGTTTTGAAATTCAAGCTAGAAATGATCAAAATCATATCAATATAGGAGATGAATATGAGTTACATTATTGGGATAAAAAATGGGTTTCTTTAGGGAAAAAGAAGGCTAATGATACTGTCTTATATTATAATTCAATACCAAAAAACCTATTGTATTTACTAAAAAATAATTCAAGAGGTAAAGAAGAATTTGTTTTTAAATTTGATGACGATGGAAATCAGTTTTGGGTAGGATGCTCAGAATATGAAAATGATAAGTCTTTTTATAATTTGTAG
- a CDS encoding Arm DNA-binding domain-containing protein, translated as MQTSKTFSIIFFTRKSRSHVGKLSIYARITVNGKRSEISLKRSVLSKDWDRAKSRGRGYSNRTRVLNQYLHQSYNQLLDCQKQLLQEGKIVTAQSIKSRYLGEDDNHKILKELVSYHNSNMTSVLKFGTMKNY; from the coding sequence ATGCAGACAAGCAAGACATTTTCAATCATTTTCTTTACCAGAAAATCAAGGAGTCATGTAGGTAAATTATCTATTTATGCCCGTATTACTGTCAACGGAAAACGTTCGGAAATCAGCCTAAAACGTAGTGTACTATCAAAAGACTGGGACAGAGCCAAAAGTAGGGGGCGTGGTTACTCCAATAGAACAAGGGTTTTAAACCAATATTTACACCAATCTTATAATCAGTTATTAGATTGTCAAAAACAATTATTGCAAGAAGGCAAAATTGTTACGGCACAGTCCATAAAATCAAGATACCTTGGCGAGGATGATAATCATAAAATCCTTAAGGAACTCGTTTCATACCATAACTCAAACATGACCAGTGTTTTAAAGTTTGGTACAATGAAGAACTATTAA